One genomic segment of Lysobacter sp. 5GHs7-4 includes these proteins:
- the dbpA gene encoding ATP-dependent RNA helicase DbpA, producing MSQTDDFASLPLSPALLQGVAALGYERMTPIQAQGLPTLLQGRDLIAQAPTGSGKTAAFGLGLLHKLDPADGRTQGLVLCPTRELADQVGRQLRKLAFAIPNLKVSVLCGGMPLGPQLASLEHAPHVVVGTPGRLQELVRKQALRLDAVSVLVLDEADRMLDMGFEEPIRELVGKTPRKRQTLLFSATFPDAIRTLAAKMMREPAEVTVEGAADQPAVEQHFYEVEPDRKTPLLAALLLEFRPDSCVVFCNMRRDTEEVVGSLNHYGFAALALHGDMEQRDRDEVLVRFANRSCNVLVASDVAARGLDVQDLAAVVNYELPTDPDVYIHRIGRTGRAGRGGVALSLCSPREIARAQPIEERQGRPLRWERAAPLAGRASNVPTAPMTTLRIDAGRTDKLRPGDVLGALTGDAGLKADQVGKIDVFPTRSYVAVARAQAPQALARLREGKIKGRKFRVHKL from the coding sequence ATGAGCCAGACCGACGATTTCGCCTCCCTCCCGCTGTCGCCCGCCCTGTTGCAGGGCGTGGCCGCGCTCGGCTACGAGCGCATGACCCCCATCCAGGCCCAGGGCCTGCCGACCCTGTTGCAGGGCCGCGACCTGATCGCGCAAGCGCCGACCGGCAGCGGCAAGACCGCGGCCTTCGGGCTGGGCCTGCTGCACAAGCTGGACCCGGCCGACGGCCGCACCCAGGGCTTGGTGCTGTGCCCCACGCGCGAGCTGGCCGACCAGGTCGGGCGCCAGCTGCGCAAGCTCGCGTTCGCGATTCCCAACCTCAAGGTCTCGGTGCTGTGCGGCGGCATGCCGCTGGGCCCGCAGCTGGCCTCGCTGGAGCACGCCCCGCACGTGGTGGTCGGCACGCCCGGCCGCCTGCAGGAGCTGGTGCGCAAGCAAGCGCTGCGCCTGGACGCGGTGTCGGTGCTGGTGCTGGACGAGGCCGACCGCATGCTCGACATGGGCTTCGAGGAGCCGATCCGCGAGCTGGTCGGCAAGACCCCGCGCAAGCGCCAGACCCTGTTGTTCTCGGCGACGTTCCCGGATGCGATCCGCACCCTGGCGGCGAAGATGATGCGCGAGCCGGCCGAGGTCACGGTCGAGGGCGCGGCCGACCAGCCCGCGGTCGAACAGCATTTCTACGAGGTCGAGCCCGACCGCAAGACGCCGCTGCTGGCGGCGCTGCTGCTGGAGTTCCGCCCCGACTCCTGCGTGGTGTTCTGCAACATGCGCCGCGACACCGAGGAAGTCGTGGGCTCGCTCAATCACTACGGCTTCGCCGCGCTGGCCCTGCACGGCGACATGGAGCAGCGCGACCGCGACGAGGTGCTGGTGCGCTTCGCCAACCGCAGCTGCAACGTGCTGGTCGCCAGCGACGTCGCCGCGCGCGGTCTGGACGTGCAGGACCTGGCGGCGGTGGTGAACTACGAGCTGCCGACCGATCCGGACGTCTACATCCACCGCATCGGCCGCACCGGTCGCGCCGGCCGCGGCGGTGTGGCGCTGAGCTTGTGCAGCCCGCGCGAGATCGCGCGCGCGCAGCCGATCGAGGAGCGCCAGGGCCGTCCGCTGCGCTGGGAACGCGCCGCGCCGCTGGCCGGCCGCGCCAGCAACGTGCCGACCGCGCCGATGACGACCTTGCGCATCGACGCCGGCCGCACCGACAAGCTGCGGCCCGGCGACGTGCTGGGCGCGCTCACCGGCGACGCCGGCCTCAAGGCCGACCAGGTCGGCAAGATCGACGTGTTCCCGACCCGCAGCTACGTGGCCGTCGCGCGCGCGCAGGCGCCGCAGGCGCTGGCACGGTTGCGTGAAGGCAAGATCAAGGGGCGCAAGTTCCGCGTGCATAAACTGTAA
- a CDS encoding acyl-CoA desaturase, with product MDVLPDSLRTHRVRASSDSALAVRSVSRGRVAWEPVRSLWFTAMALGASIGGALTFSLSALVLFVASTATVLLLGHSLGMHRKLIHDSYDCPKWLEYLLVYCGVQVGLAGPLGLVRAHDLRDYAQRLPHCHDFLAHRQPFLIDAWWQLHCELRLQNPPPIAIEARIADDAFYRFLQRTWMLQHLPWALLFFALGGWGWVCWGVCARVTAGVFGHWLIGHFAHNQGDMHHEVRGAAVQGRNVRFASLLTMGESWHNNHHAFPGSARLGLYAGEWDPGWWTLRALERIGWVSRLRLPEDLPARPELHRLPEPAPAPCAFCQGLRARVLP from the coding sequence ATGGATGTACTGCCCGACAGCCTGCGCACGCACCGCGTGCGCGCTTCCAGCGATAGCGCCCTCGCCGTGCGCTCGGTCAGCCGGGGCCGCGTGGCCTGGGAGCCGGTGCGTTCGCTGTGGTTCACCGCCATGGCGCTGGGCGCCTCGATAGGCGGCGCGCTGACCTTCAGCCTGTCGGCCCTGGTCCTGTTCGTCGCCAGCACCGCTACCGTGCTCCTGCTCGGCCATTCCCTGGGCATGCATCGCAAACTGATCCACGACAGCTACGACTGCCCGAAGTGGCTGGAGTACCTGCTGGTCTACTGCGGTGTGCAGGTCGGCCTGGCCGGCCCGCTGGGCCTGGTCCGCGCCCACGACCTGCGCGACTACGCTCAGCGCCTGCCGCATTGCCACGACTTCCTCGCCCATCGCCAACCGTTCCTGATCGACGCCTGGTGGCAGCTGCATTGCGAACTGCGATTGCAGAATCCGCCGCCGATCGCGATCGAGGCGCGCATCGCCGACGACGCCTTCTACCGTTTCCTGCAACGCACCTGGATGCTGCAGCACCTGCCTTGGGCGCTGCTGTTCTTCGCGCTCGGCGGCTGGGGCTGGGTGTGCTGGGGCGTGTGCGCGCGCGTGACCGCGGGCGTGTTCGGCCACTGGTTGATCGGCCATTTCGCCCACAACCAGGGCGACATGCACCACGAGGTGCGCGGCGCCGCGGTGCAAGGACGCAACGTGCGCTTCGCCTCGCTGCTGACCATGGGCGAGAGCTGGCACAACAACCACCACGCGTTTCCGGGCTCGGCGCGGTTGGGGCTGTATGCGGGCGAATGGGATCCGGGCTGGTGGACGCTGCGCGCGCTGGAACGCATCGGTTGGGTGAGCCGGCTGCGCTTGCCCGAGGATCTGCCGGCGCGGCCGGAGCTGCATCGCCTGCCCGAACCGGCACCGGCGCCGTGCGCGTTCTGTCAGGGGCTGCGCGCGCGGGTGCTGCCGTGA